In Geitlerinema sp. PCC 9228, a single window of DNA contains:
- a CDS encoding sulfite exporter TauE/SafE family protein, whose product MDILTLFGIGFVAWLFSTLAGGGSPLILIPIINFSLGASAVAPTITVGMLFGNLQRVLWFWRSIDWSLTSWYLPGAIAGAVLGSYTLTQLNLEWLQILMGIFLLVMVVALVWRQQLQNPTPTQPWQFLPLGFLYAFVSGLIGSSGPVMNGFYLNYGLTKETMIATKSTHVLVVHIAKILAYVSLGTLTPLHWGYGIIIGLSAIPANWIGQYIFQKMNDRQFRQLVLATMAVSGVVMLWQERDVFWGMTLWLAF is encoded by the coding sequence ATGGATATTCTCACGCTATTTGGGATTGGTTTTGTTGCCTGGCTGTTCAGTACCTTGGCTGGTGGCGGTAGCCCCTTAATTTTAATCCCCATTATTAACTTTTCTTTAGGGGCATCGGCCGTTGCCCCCACCATCACCGTCGGCATGTTGTTCGGCAATTTGCAGCGGGTTCTCTGGTTTTGGCGGTCCATCGATTGGTCGCTCACCAGTTGGTATTTACCAGGCGCGATCGCAGGAGCTGTCTTAGGTTCTTACACCTTAACGCAGTTGAACCTGGAATGGCTGCAAATCCTGATGGGGATATTTCTGTTAGTTATGGTCGTGGCTTTGGTCTGGCGGCAGCAGTTACAAAATCCCACCCCCACCCAACCCTGGCAGTTTTTGCCCTTGGGATTTTTGTATGCCTTTGTTTCCGGGTTAATTGGCAGCAGTGGTCCGGTTATGAACGGATTTTACCTTAATTACGGCTTGACCAAAGAAACCATGATTGCCACCAAATCTACCCACGTTCTGGTGGTGCACATCGCCAAAATTCTTGCTTACGTATCCCTGGGAACGCTGACACCGTTGCATTGGGGATATGGTATCATTATTGGTTTGTCGGCCATTCCCGCCAATTGGATCGGTCAGTATATCTTCCAAAAAATGAACGATCGCCAGTTTCGCCAGTTAGTATTGGCAACCATGGCTGTGAGTGGCGTGGTTATGCTGTGGCAGGAACGAGATGTCTTTTGGGGCATGACTTTGTGGCTGGCATTCTAA
- a CDS encoding TIGR04283 family arsenosugar biosynthesis glycosyltransferase produces MDRLIVFTRYPLPGQTKTRLIPTLGEIGAADLQTQMTERTVDILTRVTSQLPVDIEIRFAGGSLRQMRRWLGNQFSYRPQGNGDLGDRMARAFQTAFREGYQRVVTVGIDCPHLSDRDIIHTWENLQNSDLVLGPAWDGGYYLIGLRQFYPQLFQGITWGSEFVRQETLDIADNFNLSYHLLSPKGDIDRPEDLHLWEDALTQEKISVIIPMLNEADTITATLANAQTGENVEILVVDSGSEDGSVAKAEDLGVRVIKSDRGKAKQMNAGARAATGDILLFLHADTLLPPGYDRWIRRTVRKPNFAVGAFELAIGWEESDRTRQTGFPQLRWVEWGVKWRSHWLQLPYGDQALFFKSDRFQDLGGFPEELPIMEDFVFVRRLRKLGKAYIVPESVRTSARRWQRLGVLRTTAINQVMILGYFLGISPTKLAHWYRKR; encoded by the coding sequence ATGGATCGCCTAATTGTTTTTACCCGCTATCCCCTGCCTGGTCAAACCAAAACCCGCCTGATTCCCACATTGGGGGAAATTGGGGCGGCGGATTTGCAAACCCAAATGACCGAACGAACCGTCGATATTCTAACCCGCGTTACTTCCCAGTTGCCTGTCGATATTGAAATTCGCTTTGCTGGCGGCAGTCTCCGGCAGATGCGGCGGTGGTTGGGTAACCAATTTTCTTATCGACCTCAAGGAAATGGCGATTTGGGCGATCGCATGGCTAGGGCATTTCAAACGGCGTTTCGGGAAGGATACCAACGAGTGGTAACGGTGGGGATTGATTGCCCCCATTTAAGCGATCGCGATATTATCCATACTTGGGAAAATCTGCAAAATTCCGATTTGGTTCTGGGTCCAGCCTGGGATGGCGGTTACTATTTAATCGGCTTGCGTCAGTTTTACCCGCAACTATTCCAAGGTATTACTTGGGGCAGCGAGTTTGTCAGACAGGAAACCTTAGACATTGCCGACAATTTCAATTTATCCTACCACTTACTTTCCCCAAAAGGAGACATAGACCGTCCGGAAGATTTACATCTGTGGGAAGATGCCCTCACCCAAGAGAAAATTTCCGTTATTATTCCCATGCTGAACGAAGCGGATACCATTACTGCCACCCTTGCCAACGCCCAAACCGGAGAAAATGTGGAAATCCTGGTGGTGGATAGCGGCAGCGAAGATGGCAGCGTGGCGAAAGCAGAGGATTTGGGCGTACGGGTAATAAAAAGCGATCGCGGCAAAGCCAAACAAATGAATGCAGGGGCAAGGGCAGCCACCGGCGATATTTTACTGTTTTTACATGCGGATACCCTCCTGCCGCCGGGATACGACCGCTGGATACGCCGTACCGTTCGCAAACCCAATTTTGCTGTGGGGGCATTTGAGTTAGCCATTGGCTGGGAAGAATCTGACAGAACCCGCCAAACGGGTTTTCCCCAACTGCGATGGGTGGAATGGGGAGTAAAATGGCGATCGCATTGGTTACAACTTCCCTATGGCGACCAAGCATTATTTTTCAAAAGCGATCGTTTTCAAGATTTGGGGGGATTTCCCGAAGAACTCCCCATTATGGAAGATTTTGTGTTTGTACGCCGCTTGCGAAAACTTGGCAAAGCTTACATTGTACCGGAATCCGTGCGTACTTCTGCCCGTCGATGGCAGCGTTTGGGCGTTTTGCGAACCACTGCCATCAACCAAGTGATGATTTTGGGCTATTTCTTGGGCATCTCACCAACGAAGTTAGCCCATTGGTATCGCAAACGTTAG
- a CDS encoding SGNH/GDSL hydrolase family protein, giving the protein MLAQSKMSLKLALITIAILLGIAIAMELGLRLLFGFGNPPLYVADEEVGYLLAPNQNLRRMGNRIQINEYSMRNGAIAATPEADTYRILMVGDSILNGNWWTSQNNTLTEVLQRQLQPEVFSRQRVEVLNASANSWGPRNEVAYIRKFGTFDAQVVFLLLNTDDLFAKAPFSGVVGSDRNYPNQKPPLAMVEVWQLLVSPPTSVLIPEESGDRVGNNLEAMEEAKAIAQQNNAEFWIAMTPLLREIGEPGPRDYELRARKRLQEFAEKHEIPYIDFLPIFNAASSPEELYRDHIHLSPAGNKLVSEVLARKLQSGGGS; this is encoded by the coding sequence ATGCTGGCACAATCCAAAATGTCTTTAAAACTCGCCCTCATCACGATAGCTATTTTGCTGGGAATCGCGATCGCAATGGAACTGGGATTGCGGTTGTTGTTTGGATTTGGCAATCCGCCTTTGTATGTGGCAGATGAAGAGGTTGGCTATTTGCTAGCGCCGAATCAAAATTTGCGTCGTATGGGCAATCGCATCCAAATTAATGAATATTCTATGCGCAATGGTGCGATCGCGGCGACGCCAGAGGCGGATACCTATCGCATTCTTATGGTTGGCGATTCGATTCTCAATGGAAATTGGTGGACCAGTCAAAATAATACGCTAACGGAAGTTTTGCAGAGGCAGTTGCAGCCGGAGGTGTTTTCCCGGCAGCGGGTGGAGGTGTTGAACGCTTCGGCGAATTCTTGGGGTCCGCGCAATGAGGTGGCATATATCCGCAAATTTGGGACGTTTGATGCGCAAGTGGTGTTTTTGCTGCTGAATACGGACGATTTGTTTGCCAAAGCGCCTTTTTCGGGGGTGGTGGGAAGCGATCGCAACTATCCCAACCAAAAGCCACCGTTGGCGATGGTGGAGGTGTGGCAGTTGTTGGTGTCGCCGCCGACTTCGGTTCTAATACCGGAGGAATCGGGCGATCGCGTGGGCAATAATTTAGAGGCGATGGAGGAGGCAAAAGCGATCGCGCAGCAAAACAACGCCGAGTTTTGGATAGCCATGACGCCTTTGCTGCGGGAAATCGGCGAACCAGGTCCGCGAGATTACGAACTACGCGCCAGGAAGCGTTTGCAGGAGTTTGCTGAGAAACACGAGATTCCCTACATCGATTTTTTACCGATTTTCAATGCTGCTAGTTCTCCAGAAGAATTGTACCGCGACCACATCCATTTAAGTCCTGCGGGGAATAAATTGGTGAGCGAGGTTTTGGCAAGGAAGCTACAGTCGGGTGGCGGCAGCTAG
- a CDS encoding alkaline phosphatase encodes MAGNNVIFIHPDGTDPSHYTLGRLVTQGPDGRLHWDEMEEASVYLGHMDDRITATSNAGAVAHAYGIKPVAPSYGFDENGEPYKSLSELQGQLVEGAESGSTIMEEAIAADKPTAVIQSGFIAEPGTGVFLADAINRGETEEITAQILESGVDVILGAGETDYLPIGTVGFFGEEGTREDGRNLIQEAKAMGYEVVYTRDQLEELPTNTEKVLGIFAAEDTYNDTTEGSLIEQGLVAENGELITYGQLPTNPNPPTIAEMMAATLSLDKFQEAENGFLVVAEEEATDNFGNNNNAAGVLDAVLRADEAIGVAKDFVDNINPNTLVITAADSAAGGLEVDDVSAEEDGTVPNEGVQTFLDENSNKAEFTFPRDGQTGNNTAPFVTGAPDANGDIFEFGVTWAGLNDFAGSIVSKAYGLNADQLSSTVDNTGIYRLMYETLFEVELDPPAGVPDDLAIEAPPAATEDTGNVIFIHPDGTSPSHYAAARFNTVGTDGRLNWDQMTDAGVYLGHMDDRITSTSNGGAVVHAYGIKPFAGSYGLDAEGNPLTSLSGKEGTTIMEEAQEAGKAVGIINSGFIAEPGSGVFLADVENRGQTEEITAEILESGAEVILGGGETDYLPEGEIGVFGEEGTREDGRNLIEEAQAMGYTVVYTREQLLNVDPEETDKLLGIFAAQDTYNDEFEDELRRQGFVEENGDLIYYGQPPINPNPPTVAEMTEVGLSILSQDPDGFMLVAEEEATDNFNNDNNAGGGIEAAIRADKAIGVAQDFIRNQDPNTLLVTAADSDASGLEVDDVSGATTGTYGVQPEVSRSSAIEIPFDGQTGADTAPFTTGAPDADGDNFQFGVSYASGGDVSGGIVAKTFGMNSETLPSTVDNTDIYRIMYRTLFGEEPEVVQEQEPITDEEDGGDGIPDEGEFSEENIDEAMADSGDDGEGEEETTDPITGESEFGEEEEGESEEDFVTNGGGDAGEGESDDMSFDDVGGDAGLSFFQQLFSMESEELFSSMAAFLEELGF; translated from the coding sequence ATGGCAGGCAATAACGTTATCTTTATTCACCCTGATGGGACTGACCCCTCCCATTACACCCTAGGTCGTCTTGTGACCCAAGGTCCCGACGGCCGTCTCCATTGGGACGAAATGGAAGAGGCCAGCGTCTACCTCGGTCACATGGACGATCGCATTACCGCGACTTCCAACGCCGGTGCCGTAGCCCACGCTTACGGAATTAAGCCCGTAGCCCCAAGTTACGGCTTTGATGAAAACGGAGAGCCCTACAAATCCTTGTCCGAGTTGCAAGGCCAACTCGTAGAAGGGGCAGAATCCGGTTCCACCATTATGGAAGAAGCGATCGCAGCTGACAAACCCACCGCCGTAATTCAATCCGGCTTCATCGCCGAACCCGGAACCGGCGTATTTCTAGCCGACGCCATCAATCGGGGAGAAACCGAAGAAATCACCGCCCAAATCCTCGAATCCGGCGTTGACGTTATCCTGGGTGCCGGCGAAACCGACTACCTCCCCATTGGCACCGTTGGTTTCTTTGGTGAAGAAGGCACCCGCGAAGACGGGCGCAACCTCATCCAAGAAGCCAAAGCCATGGGCTACGAAGTCGTCTACACCCGAGACCAACTAGAAGAACTACCCACCAATACCGAAAAAGTCTTGGGCATCTTCGCCGCCGAAGACACCTACAACGACACCACCGAAGGTTCCTTAATCGAACAAGGCTTGGTGGCCGAAAACGGCGAACTCATCACTTACGGGCAACTCCCCACAAACCCCAACCCGCCTACCATCGCAGAAATGATGGCAGCCACCCTCAGCTTGGATAAATTCCAGGAAGCAGAAAATGGTTTCCTCGTCGTCGCAGAAGAAGAAGCCACCGACAACTTCGGCAACAACAACAATGCCGCCGGCGTACTAGATGCCGTATTGCGAGCCGACGAAGCCATTGGTGTCGCCAAAGACTTCGTAGATAACATCAACCCCAACACCCTCGTCATTACCGCCGCCGACAGTGCCGCTGGTGGTTTGGAAGTAGACGACGTTTCCGCGGAAGAAGACGGTACCGTTCCCAACGAAGGCGTACAAACCTTCCTCGACGAAAACAGCAACAAAGCCGAATTTACATTCCCCCGCGACGGTCAAACCGGCAACAACACCGCTCCTTTTGTCACCGGCGCGCCAGATGCCAACGGCGATATCTTTGAATTTGGCGTCACCTGGGCAGGTTTGAACGACTTTGCCGGCAGCATCGTTTCCAAAGCCTACGGTCTCAACGCCGACCAACTGTCTTCCACCGTAGACAACACAGGAATTTACCGGCTCATGTACGAAACCCTGTTTGAAGTGGAACTCGATCCCCCAGCAGGCGTACCCGATGACCTTGCCATAGAAGCACCCCCCGCAGCCACCGAAGACACCGGCAACGTTATCTTCATCCACCCCGACGGCACCAGTCCTTCCCACTACGCCGCCGCTCGTTTCAACACCGTAGGTACCGACGGTCGCCTCAACTGGGATCAAATGACCGACGCTGGCGTATACTTGGGTCACATGGACGACCGCATCACCAGCACTTCCAACGGCGGTGCCGTGGTTCACGCTTATGGGATCAAACCCTTCGCCGGCAGCTACGGCTTGGATGCAGAAGGCAATCCCCTCACCTCCCTCTCCGGCAAAGAAGGCACCACCATCATGGAAGAAGCCCAGGAAGCCGGCAAAGCCGTAGGAATTATCAACTCTGGCTTTATTGCCGAACCAGGTTCCGGTGTATTTCTTGCCGACGTAGAAAATCGCGGTCAAACCGAAGAAATCACCGCCGAAATTCTGGAATCCGGTGCGGAAGTGATTCTCGGCGGTGGCGAAACCGACTATCTACCCGAAGGAGAAATTGGCGTTTTCGGCGAAGAAGGCACCCGCGAAGATGGTCGCAACCTTATTGAAGAAGCGCAAGCCATGGGGTATACCGTCGTCTATACCCGCGAACAGTTGCTAAACGTCGATCCAGAAGAAACCGACAAGTTGTTGGGGATTTTTGCTGCCCAGGATACCTACAACGACGAATTTGAAGACGAACTGCGCCGGCAAGGATTCGTAGAAGAAAACGGCGATTTAATTTATTACGGTCAGCCTCCCATCAACCCCAATCCTCCCACAGTTGCCGAAATGACAGAAGTGGGACTATCTATTCTTTCCCAAGACCCGGATGGTTTCATGTTGGTTGCCGAAGAAGAAGCCACCGATAACTTCAACAACGACAACAACGCCGGCGGTGGTATTGAAGCCGCCATTCGCGCCGACAAAGCCATTGGCGTCGCCCAAGATTTCATCCGCAACCAAGACCCCAATACCTTATTGGTCACCGCCGCCGACAGCGATGCCAGCGGTTTGGAAGTGGATGATGTTTCCGGTGCAACCACAGGAACCTATGGGGTACAACCGGAAGTTTCTCGCAGCAGTGCCATTGAAATTCCCTTCGACGGTCAAACCGGTGCCGATACCGCGCCTTTCACCACGGGAGCGCCAGATGCCGATGGCGACAATTTCCAATTTGGCGTCAGCTATGCTTCCGGCGGCGATGTCAGCGGTGGTATTGTTGCCAAGACCTTCGGTATGAATTCGGAAACGTTGCCTTCTACGGTTGACAATACGGATATTTATCGGATTATGTATCGCACGCTTTTCGGCGAAGAACCGGAAGTGGTGCAAGAACAAGAACCCATCACCGATGAAGAGGATGGTGGCGATGGTATCCCCGACGAAGGCGAGTTTTCCGAGGAGAATATAGATGAAGCTATGGCTGATTCTGGAGATGACGGTGAAGGAGAAGAGGAAACCACCGATCCTATCACTGGCGAAAGCGAATTTGGCGAAGAGGAAGAAGGCGAGTCTGAGGAAGATTTTGTCACCAACGGTGGTGGCGATGCTGGTGAAGGGGAAAGCGACGACATGTCGTTTGATGACGTTGGCGGCGATGCTGGTCTTTCGTTTTTCCAACAGTTGTTCTCTATGGAAAGCGAGGAACTTTTCAGCAGTATGGCTGCTTTCTTAGAGGAGTTAGGTTTCTAG
- a CDS encoding cation:dicarboxylase symporter family transporter — MSDSSSQTSWFRKIVKILSSPWSLLASAILGAILGRKLPSVAEALTPLGEVYLAMLTMCVLPILISGISLSVSRLLSDRNAGTYIRKVLLVFPITALSVSAIALVFGLTVQPGANLDSETLDQLGIAVNQASNFDLEVPVNGSFSLQEEADVGFTSFLFQLVPENIFYALSRGKTLQVVFFTIILGVALGRLARHMDSVGSVLQVLESVYESFKKIIAWLIVFFPFALFSLVATQAAKVGADILVAMAKFTVTVALIYTAIYFLGCFPIWQRSKASFKQVFTALEEPTILALATSNSLASMSVAIRAMTESLHFERSTTDSIIPLAITVGRFGQVTYFAIASIFVVNLYEESMSLPVIAIITFGSIFAGIASSGTTGIVTLSTLKIVLDPLSLPLEAVLILFIAIDPLMDPLRTLGSLHTGMVVSAMISEVSSEEDPDAQAIAFVYSQKVQEE; from the coding sequence ATGAGTGATTCCTCCAGCCAAACGAGTTGGTTCCGCAAGATTGTCAAAATTTTAAGCAGTCCTTGGTCGCTTCTAGCAAGCGCAATTTTGGGTGCCATCTTAGGTAGAAAGCTGCCTTCAGTTGCCGAAGCCTTAACCCCACTTGGGGAAGTTTATCTAGCCATGCTCACCATGTGCGTCTTGCCGATCCTTATTTCTGGGATTAGCTTGAGCGTTAGTCGGTTGCTGAGCGATCGCAATGCTGGTACTTACATCCGCAAAGTACTACTCGTCTTCCCCATCACCGCTTTGAGTGTCAGCGCGATCGCTTTGGTTTTCGGTTTAACGGTGCAACCCGGGGCTAATCTGGATTCGGAAACCCTAGACCAGTTAGGGATTGCAGTCAACCAAGCCAGTAACTTTGACTTGGAAGTACCAGTGAACGGTTCCTTTTCTCTGCAAGAAGAAGCGGACGTGGGATTTACCTCTTTCTTATTTCAGCTGGTGCCTGAAAATATTTTCTATGCTCTCAGTCGCGGCAAAACCTTACAAGTGGTCTTTTTTACAATTATTTTAGGGGTTGCCCTCGGTCGCTTGGCACGACATATGGATTCTGTTGGCAGCGTTCTTCAAGTTCTCGAAAGCGTTTACGAATCGTTTAAAAAAATCATTGCTTGGCTAATTGTATTTTTCCCTTTTGCTTTATTTTCTCTGGTTGCTACCCAAGCCGCCAAAGTAGGTGCGGATATTCTGGTGGCGATGGCTAAGTTTACCGTAACCGTCGCTTTGATTTATACCGCAATTTACTTTTTAGGTTGTTTCCCTATCTGGCAGCGATCGAAGGCTTCCTTCAAACAAGTATTTACTGCCTTGGAAGAACCCACCATTTTGGCACTGGCGACCAGCAACTCCCTGGCTTCCATGTCAGTTGCCATTCGCGCCATGACCGAATCTTTGCATTTCGAGCGCAGTACCACCGACTCGATTATTCCCCTAGCAATTACTGTTGGGCGTTTCGGTCAAGTAACTTACTTTGCCATTGCGAGTATTTTTGTGGTGAACCTGTACGAAGAAAGCATGAGCCTTCCCGTTATTGCCATTATCACGTTTGGCTCTATTTTTGCTGGCATCGCTAGTTCGGGAACCACGGGAATTGTCACCCTGAGCACGCTCAAGATTGTTCTCGATCCCCTCAGTTTGCCTCTAGAAGCGGTTTTAATTCTATTTATTGCCATCGATCCGCTGATGGATCCGTTACGAACTCTCGGGAGTTTGCATACAGGGATGGTTGTCTCCGCTATGATTTCTGAGGTTTCGTCAGAAGAAGACCCCGACGCCCAAGCGATCGCTTTTGTGTATTCTCAAAAAGTACAGGAGGAATAA
- a CDS encoding transporter substrate-binding domain-containing protein — protein MFANFKKRWILGLTVVCSLMAAVAIAQPKPPAEETPSTAIAQTIPEPTACSQEKPNSATNPPPVPSNTNTPLLQRGMQGNAIATLQEQLKDWGYFSCPATGFFGPQTAAAVRDLQAENQIAVDGIVGPQTWRVLNAQKKEPEPETNTPISASQFSQEAVEFLSPDIRKILERGQLIVAMRGIDTPPFFMSDSGDGSRCPKPTKNINISVLGNTRLNAVRGEERRLCGLDVEIAIGLAEALKVDLLIDRTQTDFNKVVDLAYRGKADMAISKLSESLSRSVKVRFSQPYIRMRQGLLVNRLQLERAAKNQNKAELIQSLAGQKIGVIQNSQFVRYAKNWFPEASIEEFPTWDEVVAAARKGEIMAAFRDEIEVKKIILNRPQESLAFTTVAFTDTQDLIAIALPWNYTHLWNFVNTYLTHQNIDYTADEFIDKYIKEDDESD, from the coding sequence ATGTTTGCCAATTTCAAAAAACGCTGGATTCTGGGATTGACCGTTGTCTGTAGCTTAATGGCAGCCGTAGCGATCGCGCAGCCAAAACCCCCTGCAGAGGAAACTCCCAGCACTGCAATTGCCCAAACCATCCCAGAGCCGACCGCCTGTTCCCAAGAAAAACCCAACAGCGCCACCAACCCGCCACCAGTTCCCAGCAACACCAACACGCCACTGTTGCAACGCGGCATGCAAGGCAACGCGATCGCGACCTTACAAGAGCAATTAAAAGACTGGGGATACTTTTCTTGCCCAGCCACGGGATTTTTTGGTCCGCAAACAGCAGCAGCGGTTCGAGACTTGCAAGCAGAGAACCAAATTGCTGTGGATGGGATAGTTGGTCCGCAAACTTGGCGCGTACTCAACGCCCAGAAAAAAGAACCAGAACCTGAAACCAACACCCCCATTTCAGCTTCACAATTCTCTCAAGAAGCAGTAGAATTCTTATCCCCAGACATACGCAAAATTTTAGAACGGGGACAACTCATCGTAGCCATGCGCGGAATCGATACGCCACCCTTTTTCATGAGCGATAGTGGTGATGGTTCTCGCTGCCCGAAACCAACAAAAAACATCAATATCTCAGTATTAGGAAATACGCGATTGAACGCCGTACGCGGTGAAGAACGTCGCTTGTGCGGGTTGGATGTAGAGATTGCCATTGGTTTGGCAGAAGCTTTAAAGGTGGATCTGCTGATCGACCGCACTCAAACGGATTTTAACAAAGTGGTCGATTTGGCCTACCGGGGCAAAGCTGATATGGCGATTTCTAAGCTAAGTGAAAGTCTGTCGCGATCGGTGAAAGTACGCTTTTCTCAGCCTTATATCCGCATGCGGCAGGGATTGTTGGTCAATCGCTTGCAATTGGAAAGGGCAGCCAAAAACCAAAATAAAGCGGAACTGATTCAAAGTTTAGCTGGCCAGAAAATTGGCGTTATCCAAAACAGCCAATTCGTACGATATGCCAAAAACTGGTTCCCCGAAGCTTCCATTGAGGAATTTCCTACGTGGGATGAAGTCGTTGCTGCCGCGCGCAAAGGCGAAATTATGGCAGCTTTTCGCGATGAAATTGAAGTGAAGAAAATTATCCTCAATCGCCCCCAAGAAAGCCTCGCTTTTACCACAGTGGCTTTTACCGATACGCAGGATCTCATTGCCATTGCTTTGCCTTGGAACTACACCCACTTGTGGAATTTTGTCAATACCTATTTGACTCACCAAAATATCGATTATACAGCCGATGAATTTATCGATAAATATATAAAAGAAGATGATGAAAGCGATTGA
- a CDS encoding cation:dicarboxylase symporter family transporter: MVVGVFIGLLHHDWVVAIAPYSQLYLRILGAWVLPILFLSISLTAIKFIPNHTFWERIKVLGLLLVSSFFIVAIAMEISGKLLDYFAQFTSQNLVKFGEIFSETGLQDTIELPLKHRATDIFPENPLFEYLLGVIPQNIFYALSEGETVQVVFFAFLTGIFMGSLDTERRQIFINLLEGLEKILRLSVSWFQYLLPIAVCFQIATIFDRIGWAGLQAMQGFFIAILSVFFLTYLASILIVWQRSQRSLTEIYLAVKSPALYVLATGESLSAIPNTIKSLHESLHFDRETSNLIAPLAISIFRLGSVIYFSVAVLFVATLYNTNLSLAEVGVVFVGSMVGAIASVEFASGGVFLGLLAPILSALALPFEAVFVLLRAVEVAIAPFRELSTLLTAIAIAAILAQPQKPIPKHQNIC, from the coding sequence ATGGTTGTGGGCGTTTTTATTGGTTTGTTGCATCACGATTGGGTGGTTGCTATTGCACCTTACAGCCAGCTTTACCTCCGGATATTGGGGGCTTGGGTGCTGCCAATTTTGTTTTTGAGTATTTCCCTAACGGCTATCAAATTTATTCCCAACCATACCTTTTGGGAACGAATTAAAGTGCTGGGTTTGTTGTTAGTCAGTAGTTTTTTTATCGTCGCGATCGCGATGGAAATTTCGGGCAAACTCTTGGATTATTTCGCTCAATTTACTTCCCAAAATTTAGTAAAATTTGGAGAAATCTTCTCCGAAACTGGGCTTCAAGATACCATCGAACTGCCTCTAAAACATAGAGCAACTGATATTTTTCCAGAAAATCCACTATTTGAGTATCTTTTAGGGGTAATTCCCCAAAATATTTTTTATGCCCTCAGCGAGGGAGAAACCGTACAAGTGGTATTCTTTGCTTTTTTGACCGGTATTTTCATGGGTTCTTTAGATACCGAACGGCGACAGATTTTTATTAATTTATTAGAAGGATTGGAAAAAATTCTCCGTCTCTCCGTCAGTTGGTTTCAGTATTTGTTACCTATAGCAGTTTGCTTTCAAATCGCCACGATTTTCGATCGCATTGGTTGGGCGGGATTGCAAGCTATGCAAGGGTTTTTTATTGCCATTTTGAGCGTATTTTTTTTGACCTATTTGGCAAGTATCTTGATTGTTTGGCAGCGTTCCCAGCGATCGCTAACGGAAATTTACTTAGCCGTGAAATCCCCTGCTCTTTACGTACTGGCTACTGGCGAAAGTTTGTCAGCTATTCCCAATACCATTAAATCTTTACACGAATCTTTGCATTTCGACCGGGAAACCTCGAATTTGATTGCCCCTCTAGCTATTTCCATATTTCGTTTGGGTTCGGTTATTTATTTTAGCGTTGCCGTTTTGTTTGTGGCTACCCTGTATAATACCAACCTATCTCTAGCGGAAGTGGGGGTTGTTTTTGTGGGGTCAATGGTTGGCGCGATCGCATCAGTAGAATTTGCCAGTGGCGGCGTATTTTTAGGATTGCTCGCTCCCATCCTCAGTGCATTGGCACTTCCCTTTGAAGCGGTATTTGTTTTGTTGCGCGCTGTGGAAGTGGCGATCGCCCCTTTTCGAGAACTTTCCACCCTCCTAACCGCTATCGCGATCGCTGCTATCTTAGCGCAACCGCAAAAGCCCATCCCCAAGCATCAAAACATCTGCTAA
- a CDS encoding glutamine amidotransferase → MSKNAIAIRHVPFEDLGTLTTTLQQRNYTITYLEAGLNPIQTLDPLTPDLLVVLGGPIGAYDNEDYPFLNDEIRLLAKRLQADLPTLGICLGAQLMASALNARVYPGTPEIGWSPLELTPAGKTSPLKHLSPERTSVLHWHGDTFDLPEGATQLASTPVCQNQAFSWGDRGLALQFHPEVTAANLERWFIGHARQIGTAADLSVAGLRQETARYAPALEAQAPHLWQEWLAAVETTEVSAKPSA, encoded by the coding sequence ATGTCCAAAAACGCCATTGCCATCCGACACGTTCCTTTTGAAGATTTGGGAACCTTAACCACCACCCTCCAACAACGCAATTATACAATCACTTATCTGGAAGCTGGGTTGAACCCAATCCAGACCCTCGATCCCCTCACGCCAGATTTGTTGGTGGTTTTGGGCGGTCCCATTGGCGCTTATGACAACGAAGACTATCCATTTTTAAATGATGAAATTCGCCTGCTTGCCAAACGCTTGCAAGCCGATTTACCCACTTTGGGAATTTGTTTGGGTGCCCAACTCATGGCGAGTGCCCTCAACGCCAGGGTTTATCCTGGCACCCCCGAAATCGGCTGGTCGCCTCTGGAACTGACCCCCGCCGGCAAAACCTCTCCCCTAAAGCATCTCTCACCAGAACGCACTTCCGTCTTGCACTGGCATGGAGATACCTTCGATTTACCCGAGGGCGCTACCCAACTTGCCTCTACCCCCGTTTGTCAAAACCAAGCTTTTTCCTGGGGCGATCGCGGTTTGGCATTGCAGTTTCACCCAGAAGTGACCGCCGCCAATTTAGAACGCTGGTTTATCGGTCATGCCCGTCAGATTGGCACCGCCGCTGACTTAAGTGTCGCTGGGTTGCGTCAAGAAACGGCGCGCTATGCCCCTGCTTTGGAAGCACAAGCGCCTCACCTCTGGCAGGAATGGCTGGCGGCGGTAGAAACAACAGAAGTTTCCGCCAAACCTTCCGCATAG